The Thalassophryne amazonica chromosome 6, fThaAma1.1, whole genome shotgun sequence genome includes a region encoding these proteins:
- the tcea2 gene encoding transcription elongation factor A protein 2 codes for MPQGLITTNESEAAAVREAERQRAKKDRKRKERAFLPHDSTFFSAAEDHTRSRKMAKNQEVERIAKKLDKMVQKKNTDGALDLLRELSNIKMSLETLQSTRVGMSVNAVRKQSSDEEVQTLAKTLIKSWKKLVDGVEGKSEEKKKEDSPVKSSSTSKDCSSTDKRFEESQDTPTAPTLSAQVTSFPPGPVTTDSVRTKSRELLVAALQTDDDHKTFGVDCEQLAAQIEEQIFQEFKLTDMKYKARLRSRISNLKDQKNPDLRRNVLCGNITPQRIACMTAEEMASAELKQIREALTKESIREHQLSKVGGTETDMFICNKCHGKNCTYTQVQTRSADEPMTTYVLCNSCGNRWKFC; via the exons ATGCCACAGGGCCTCATAACAACAAACGAGAGTGAGGCAGCAGCTGTGAGAGAAGCAGAGAGACAGCGTGCAAAGAAAGACAGAAAAAGGAAAGAACGAGCTTTTCTTCCACATGACTCGACGTTTTTCTCTGCAGCAGAGGATCACACGAGGAGCAGAAAAATGGCTAAAAACCAAGAAGTAGAGCGCATCGCTAAAAAGCTGGATAAAATGGTACAGAAGAAGAACACG GATGGAGCTCTGGACCTGCTAAGGGAGCTATCCAACATCAAGATGTCTCTGGAGACGCTGCAG TCCACTAGAGTCGGGATGTCTGTGAATGCGGTGAGGAAACAGAGCTCAGATGAAGAAGTTCAGACTTTGGCCAAAACCCTCATCAAGTCCTGGAAGAAACTTGTGG ATGGTGTGGAGGGCAAATCTgaggagaagaagaaggaggacTCGCCTGTGAAGTCATCGTCCACTTCTAAGGACTGCAGCAGCACTGACAAAAGGTTT GAAGAGTCTCAGGACACTCCCACTGCCCCTACCCTCTCTGCTCAGGTTACCTCCTTCCCCCCTGGGCCCGTCACCACTGACAGCGTCCGTACCAAGAGTCGAGAGCTGCTGGTGGCGGCGCTGCAGACCGACG ATGATCACAAGACGTTTGGAGTTGATTGCGAGCAGCTTGCAGCACAAATTGAAGAAC AGATCTTCCAGGAGTTTAAGTTGACAGATATGAAATATAAAGCGCGTTTACGAAGTCGCATCTCCAACCTGAAGGACCAGAAGAACCCTGACCTGCGGCGCAACGTTTTGTGTGGCAACATCACACCTCAGCGCATCGCCTGCATGACGGCTGAG GAAATGGCGAGCGCGGAGCTGAAGCAGATCAGAGAAGCTCTGACTAAAGAGTCGATCCGAGAACATCAGCTGTCAAAGGTCGGAGGAACCGAGACCGACATGTTCATCTGCAACAAGTGCCACGGGAAGAACTGCACgtacacacag GTGCAGACCCGCAGTGCTGATGAACCCATGACCACATATGTGTTGTGTAACAGCTGCGGAAACCGATGGAAG TTCTGTTGA